Part of the Citrus sinensis cultivar Valencia sweet orange chromosome 2, DVS_A1.0, whole genome shotgun sequence genome, CTCCCTCTTTCTCTCCTTCCTGTCATTAATCTAAGGGTTGCTAATATGTTCAATTATTCTGTTTCTCAGAGTTTGGCTGTTGGACATGCAGAAACTGAGGGGCTCTCACGAATTACAACAGTTGTTCCCGCTACAGATGAATCAATTAGCAAGTTGATGCAGCAACTTTATAAGCTAATAGATCTACATGAGGTGAGAAAACTATTAGGAAGGAACCatcttatattattaaaagatgcaTTTACAGGTCCCATCATCTTATATGAATTTTGATCCTTCTATGTTCTGCGTCAGTGTATTGTATTTCTCTCTAGATCAAAATATTTGGGCAGGCTTTTAAGGAATGTTGTTTTTATGGGCTTATGATTTTAGTGTTTGAATTGAAGAATTTACAAGTAATATTTCTCTCCTTTAGGTTCGGGATCTTACTCATTTGCCATTTGCTGAACGAGAATTGATGTTGATAAAGGTTGCTGTAAATACCACTGCTCGAAGAGATGTTCTTGACATTGCCACCATATTTAGGGCCAAAGCAGTTGATGTATCCGATCACACGATTACTCTTGAGGTAAACTCACTTTTTTTGTAGATATCGATATATTGTTCGGGCATCATTGCATCAGTTTTCTATCCTCTTTATTTTCTATCCAGTATATGGGGATACCTGATATTTTAACTGTGCACTGTTTGAGAAAATCATTGTTAGAATTTggtctttaatttaaattttttttgcctcATGCCCTCTGCCACGCTTGCCTGCTTACTGTAAATGAATTCTCGGATGCTTTCCTCTATGATTTTTTACTACTTTTTCGAAGCTCAATCCTTTCTCTGCATACTTATGAATCTGCATTCTATATTTGTTCCAGCTTACAGGAGATTTGGACAAGATGGTTGCACTGCAGAGACTGTTAGAGCCTTATGGAATTTGCGAGGTTTGCCTACagttttttaatctttaattttgttaatacaTTCCAGCACAGGACTGTGGTTGCAGACCAAGTTTCAGCTTCCtagaatatttttatctctCTTGTCCAGCCATGATCTTAGGCGCCCAACAGGGGTGTGAAGTATGTCATCAAACGAAGTTAGAGTTAACTCTTCCCTGTTGTTCCTCTTGGGTCTAATTGTGCCCTTGATCTAATAAATTCGCTGTCTGTGGCTTTGGTAGAATCTTTGTTGCTGTTCAAAATgtcattcaaatttttgccCTAACATTGCAGGTGGCACGAACCGGTCGAGTAGCATTGGTTCGTGAATCAGGCGTGGATTCCAAGTATCTTCGTGGATATTCATTTCCTTTGTAATTCGGAGACTTGTAGCAAatcaattagttatttatGCTTTGCCGGTTCACAGAAAGGAAATTTTGTAGCTTGCAATTTAGCAGagatattgtttttttaaccCCACCCCCCCACACACAAAGGGTTGCACTTCCATTTCATAGCTTATTATTACAACTCACAGagtataattttgaatatgGTTTTTTCTTCCACATTTGGCGTAGACATGGATTCATTCATCTTCTTGATTCATTAATAAGTCATTCATTAATAAGTTACCCCATGCTCTGAATCTTTGATTTATAGCTTGATAAAACTGAAGTCAAAACAAACATATAAGGCAGATAAATGCAATTAATTatccaataataaattttctgtaACAAAAGAGTAAGAAGCCATGGAAAAGAAAGGAGTGGCTATGAGAGTGCACTAACCGAGCCAGGTTTAAAGGAATCAACATAAGATCCTTTCAATAGATAATATCTTTTAGAAGTTTGAAGTTCAAATACAAACcgagttaaattttatttacggCTGTGTATTATTTCAAAGATCTAAATTAATTGCCTCTTCAAGAAATATTTAACGTCGATCAATGCAAGACGgttcctttttaaatttaagtcaAGTTCACATTTACTCAAATTTCAAACGAAAAGACAAATACTACCTTATTGAAAAAGGGGATTCCTAACAAGCAAACTGATATCTTGGTGAGCTCTAGAGCTGGCTTCTTTCAGTTTTCATATGAATCATAAAATGGTTGATGGGTCTAATGGCTGCCGTGAACAACTAAACtagcaaattttattttatccctCGAATTCATTACCTTAgagtaaaattttactaaaccaAGAGTTCAAGTATTCGGGTCAATACTAAAcatcataaaatataaaggCACAAATACTATCAATCAAAAGGCTGATGAGGGAATTAAAATGCACCTCATATTGGCAGAAACAAAAAGTCAGTTTGCTAGTGTTTTAAGTAGCTGACCTTATTGATATCTATggatttacataaaaaatttacaactaTAAAGCAATAATATCAAATGTAGACTTAACAAGGGCATAACAGTGTCTTCAGTTCAGATCAATTCTAGTCTGTGTACAAGGAACCAACTATAAGTTTGACACTGTGAGGTACCTTAGCCTCAAGCATCTTTACACAATTTCTTAGTACTTTTTTCCTCACATATCTAGAAGGTTCAATGATCAATTTCTCAAGCATGGTCGCATTTTGAAATAAGTATTGAGCAAGTTCAACATCAAATTGACGCCCAAGAAAACCATGTAATTCCACCACCTTGAGATGTTGATGCGAGTATTTAGGAAACTGTTGTCTTTTCTTTCCTAGTCGGCGGCCATGATCATTTAACTGAAACGACAAAAATCAAGTACACCATGTCATGTCTAAATGGTTcccacaaaaaaatatatatataactggATTGGTAAATTCTAAAACTTGGAAAGTTGGccataacatttaaaataaaataaaatatagtcAGATTCATAGAGACTCATAACAAGATCCAATGCAACTGTCTTGCAGATTCTCCAGCTTCATTCAACTAAAGCAAAATGCAAGCTGACTGAAAAACAAGCATTAATAAGCAGGGAACATATAGAATACAATAGAACTAGACATTAAAGGATCTACATGAATGATCCTTATGAAACAACAAATCTCTACTAGATTTATACAGCTCTATGAAAGCTGTTCATTATTGTTGTGTAATGCAATTCATTACAGTTGCTCAAACATTAACACTCTTACTTTAACTTTGAAATTTCTATTGACACATCCATTCTAATGTAATATTGTTGACAGAGAATTATGGGAGATTGCTAATGACCGGAAGGGTATAGGAATATCTTTGAAAAGCATTAACCTTCAACATATATGATCTTCTAGTACCATGTTACTTCATAAtgaaatcttaaattaataattggaTAATATCATGAGAATTATCGTCACCACATCAAACATGCAAGTTCTGAAGTGCGAAATACAAAGATAGATTGGTTGCTTTATCGATGCCTCATAcacttaataaagaaaggaGAGGACTCAAATATTTAAGAGATGAACAAGCCACAGCTACTCTAACAACCATCTCAATTAGTCAATTATCCCAAGCTTCCCAACTCAACGAGTAATATATCAAACCATTTACCTGAAGTATAAGCTTCTGCAAAAAGGGACATGCCTTCATAATGCAAGTCAAGCCAAGTAGGCTTTCACGATTAGGTGTTGTAACCCGAAGTCTCAAGTCAATTAGTTTGGGTAATTCAAACAGTGAAAATTGCATATAGACctgaaaattagaattaaaataagaaaacagaCTTAAAAGTTAGATTAAAAAACCATGCAACATCTTAAAGACTAACCTCATTGCAGCTGTCCAACTCAAGGGTCTTCAGTTGAGGGAAACAGCTTATAATTGGACCAACGAAATACGTCACTCGAAATGTGTGACTCCCACGGATTGATACATCAACAAGTTGGGGAACATTCTCAATATTTATCTTGATTGCTTGTCCATAGTatctaaaagataaaagactCGGGGCAGagatttcaatttcttccattAAGTAACAAGACTGAATTTCCAAGTACTTCAACTGGATTGATGAACCAATAACCCTTAACCTTACCAAAGTTTTAGAGTGGTCCACGCATAACCGATCAAGAAGTGGACAATTCTGTATAAAAAGCTCAATATCCTTTCCATTAACATTCACAGTTTTAAAGTGAAGACATCTTAGAAACTTAATACCAGATAGACCACGACCACTCTCGATACTGTTATAAAACTCTTTCGGAAATGTGTAATAGTGCCCATATCTTCCCGGCCACAAATCCAACTTAATGTATTGAACTCTCTTTCCCAATACTGTGTAAACCCAATTGGTAATGTCACTTTGATGGAAATCACACAGATCAAAACGTACTTTAAACTCATTTATAGTGGAGCCCCTATGCAATTCTAAGACATTATTCACCCAGTTAATGTACTTAGACCTTTCTTGTtctaaattaccaaacccaacaTTCCAAAGCGACTCGGAAGCATCAAACTCAAGTGAATTAGTAAATGTCCACAAATTTCTCCATCTATTGGAAAGAACACTGGTTCTTGCAGCTTCCTTAAGAGTTAAATGTGATATAATATTAACAAGAATATCATCTGGGAGTCGATTGATCAAATCCTCCGAAATTTCCTCCTGATTAGAGTATCAAATTAATgtgaaaacaaatgaattaagaaaaataataccCACATAGTAATAAATAAGAACCCATGTTagcattataaaattattaaaagacaataaagattgacatatacatatatttaaatatatataatcagAAATGATACCTTATGCCGCGTTCTCTTTGTCATCCCACTCTGAaaaatttttgagttttgcAAGTGAAAGCTTCCCCAGTTAGAGTTGCAATGGGTTGAATTGTGAACTTGGATACTATTAAATGTTTTGGCTCGTCTCAGTGGGGTAGCTGCTTACAGGAGAGAAATCGAAATGAAAGACTACTGAGCGTCTGAGGGCCGTTTTTATTcgggaaatttataaaaatggccataaaaattttgtgtttttcaactttaaccccCCAaagttttttctatcataactagCCAAATACCCTATATTTGGACTACATTACCCTCGtcactttcatcaaatttacaaaggcaTGCCACTTTTTCAATTCCAGCAAAAGTAAATACAGATTTTCCTCAACAACTTAACAAACCTTCATCACTCTCAACAAACTTCATCATTCTCGATAAATCAATTGCATAATCgaatatataattatcaatGTGAGAGCttcttaaaattagtttatgcTCTTATACAATGTAAACctttaatctattaattttatcaactaaattcgaaattaaagtgggttttgttgtaaatattgttatttttcatttataaaacaatgtgatttgttaaagtacttagtttgagttgaaaaatgaagaaaaaccaTTGAAAACACAGAAAAATCGGGCAAAAAATGAAGTTCAGAACAAGTGAGACATGCAAGTGGGACAGGTGCATGTCTCACATAAAAGCACTGCATttatgtgcgacaggcacctgtcccacTGCCTGCCGCACATAAACTCACGGATTTTATGGAGtacattattttgaatttgatttgtctCGTCGTAAGCTTCGAAACGGTATATTATACGCCTAAAACGGACATATATAGCTCAAGTTATGGCTTTCGaaacataaatgaaatttggtGAGACAGGCAAGTGGGATAGGTGTTGCGTttatgtgcgacaggcacctgtcccacTGCCTGCCGCACATAAACCCACGGATTTTATAGAGTacatgattttggatttgatttgtctCGTCGTAAGCTTCGAAACGGTATATTATACGCCTAAAACGGACATATATAGCTCAAGTTATGACTTTCGaaacatatatgaaatttagtgagacaggcaagtgggacaggtgcatgtctcactaaatttcatatatgtttCGAAACCCATAACTTGAGCTATATATGTCCGTTTTAGGCGTATAATATACCGTTTCGAAGCTTACGACGagacaaatcaaatccaaaatcatgtACTCTATAAAATCCGTGGGTTTATGTGCGGCAGGCAgtgggacaggtgcctgtcgcacataaACGCAGCACCTATCCCACTTGCCTGTCTCaccaaatttcatttatgtttCGAAAGCCATAACTTGAGCTATATATGTCCGTTTTAGGCGTATAATATACCGTTTCGAAGCTTACGACGagacaaatcaaattcaaaataatgtaCTCCAAAAAATCCGTGAGTTTATGTGCGGCAGGCAgtgggacaggtgcctgtcgcacataaATGCAGTGCGTTTATGTGAGACATGCACCTGTC contains:
- the LOC102626460 gene encoding FBD-associated F-box protein At4g10400, with product MTKRTRHKEEISEDLINRLPDDILVNIISHLTLKEAARTSVLSNRWRNLWTFTNSLEFDASESLWNVGFGNLEQERSKYINWVNNVLELHRGSTINEFKVRFDLCDFHQSDITNWVYTVLGKRVQYIKLDLWPGRYGHYYTFPKEFYNSIESGRGLSGIKFLRCLHFKTVNVNGKDIELFIQNCPLLDRLCVDHSKTLVRLRVIGSSIQLKYLEIQSCYLMEEIEISAPSLLSFRYYGQAIKINIENVPQLVDVSIRGSHTFRVTYFVGPIISCFPQLKTLELDSCNEVYMQFSLFELPKLIDLRLRVTTPNRESLLGLTCIMKACPFLQKLILQLNDHGRRLGKKRQQFPKYSHQHLKVVELHGFLGRQFDVELAQYLFQNATMLEKLIIEPSRYVRKKVLRNCVKMLEAKVPHSVKLIVGSLYTD